From the genome of Hymenobacter cellulosilyticus, one region includes:
- a CDS encoding sodium:solute symporter family transporter, producing the protein MLQYLPHGLVGLLIAVVLSAAMSSAAAGLNALASTTIIDLYRPTRPHLSELHCVRASRWATIGWGVLGIGFALFAARLENLIQAVNILGSIFYGTILGIFVVAFFLKSIGSRAVFQAAIITQLLIFLLFFTTDVAYLWYNIIGCALVMLLSLLSQKLRPEPRKALAHQV; encoded by the coding sequence GTGCTCCAGTACTTGCCCCACGGTCTGGTCGGCCTGCTCATTGCCGTCGTGCTCAGCGCCGCTATGAGCTCGGCCGCCGCCGGCCTCAACGCCCTGGCCAGCACCACCATCATCGACTTGTACCGACCCACCCGGCCCCACCTCAGCGAGTTGCACTGCGTGCGGGCCTCGCGCTGGGCCACCATCGGCTGGGGCGTGCTCGGCATCGGCTTCGCCCTGTTTGCCGCCCGCCTCGAAAACCTGATTCAGGCCGTCAACATCCTGGGCTCCATCTTCTACGGCACTATCCTGGGCATCTTCGTGGTAGCCTTTTTCTTGAAGAGCATTGGAAGCCGCGCTGTTTTCCAGGCCGCCATCATCACCCAGCTGCTCATCTTCCTGCTCTTCTTCACCACCGACGTAGCCTACCTCTGGTACAATATCATCGGCTGCGCCCTGGTCATGCTCCTGAGCCTGCTCAGCCAGAAGCTCCGCCCCGAACCCCGAAAAGCCCTGGCCCATCAGGTATAA
- a CDS encoding NEW3 domain-containing protein, which produces MQVWQPKRLFWNTGSFFVKPGESMDSYLKLDAGGYNPLLGQSYGEIAARSRSQHKSQGFGSAATRGEALEYLQQVKGDKASKDPFEGIDQSWNRVPGGAAVGKLIDEVIRKYDAANPSASVAGLQAVALAMNKIPFPSTEGEQRHLNFWRQEKLKALDSLIQACLGLYLEAVALEPEVSPGQPASLTINIISRSTKVELSSLGVLTTGGRTDTDTTINKTLLPNQLFSFRKRVELPRITPTSAPYWLYEQGSVGMYTVANQIDRGQPEMGVATAKILLAVEGQLLTLFVPVQYKSTDPVEGEKYRPLTVVPPVAVNIGGRAYVFADNTPKTIPVTLRAGKAGVKGSLALTLPAGWKAQPATAAFDLAAKDAEQTVFFQVQPGPGASEGKTEVKAVATVEGQQYSRGYQAIQYNHIPTQTLFPEAVAPLVKLDLKRKGQEIGYLMGAGDEVPDALRQIGYNVTLLKPEDINADYLRRFDAVVLGVRAYNTVGQLRNLQPNLLKYVENGGNVVVQYVVNRGTVLPEIGPYPLKLSADRVTVENAAVTFLNPKQPLLNTPNKITTKDFEGWQQEQGLYYPSSWDPKYQTVISSHDPGESAKESAILVADYGKGHYIYTGLSLFRELPAGVPGAYRLLTNMVSLGK; this is translated from the coding sequence GTGCAGGTGTGGCAGCCCAAGCGCCTGTTCTGGAACACCGGCTCCTTTTTCGTGAAGCCCGGCGAAAGCATGGATAGCTACCTCAAGCTCGACGCCGGCGGCTACAACCCCCTGCTGGGCCAGAGCTACGGCGAAATTGCCGCCCGCAGCCGCTCCCAGCACAAAAGCCAGGGCTTCGGCTCGGCCGCTACCCGTGGCGAGGCCCTGGAATACTTGCAGCAGGTGAAAGGTGATAAGGCCAGCAAAGACCCCTTCGAAGGCATCGACCAAAGCTGGAACCGGGTACCCGGTGGCGCGGCCGTGGGCAAGCTGATTGACGAGGTAATTCGGAAGTATGACGCGGCTAATCCTAGCGCAAGTGTGGCTGGACTACAGGCGGTGGCATTGGCTATGAATAAAATACCTTTCCCATCAACTGAAGGGGAGCAGCGCCATTTGAATTTTTGGCGGCAAGAAAAGCTCAAAGCCTTGGATTCCTTGATTCAAGCTTGCTTAGGGCTATATCTGGAAGCTGTAGCTCTTGAGCCGGAAGTCTCTCCCGGACAACCAGCTTCTCTGACAATCAATATTATTAGTCGTAGTACGAAAGTTGAGTTGTCTTCACTCGGTGTTTTAACCACGGGTGGCAGAACCGATACAGATACTACAATCAATAAAACACTTCTGCCTAACCAGTTATTTTCCTTTCGCAAAAGGGTCGAATTACCAAGAATAACGCCGACAAGCGCACCATACTGGCTCTACGAACAAGGCTCTGTGGGTATGTACACAGTAGCTAATCAAATTGACCGCGGTCAGCCTGAAATGGGAGTCGCAACTGCTAAAATCCTACTTGCAGTTGAAGGGCAGTTGCTGACTTTATTCGTTCCCGTCCAATACAAAAGCACCGACCCGGTAGAAGGGGAGAAGTACCGCCCCCTCACCGTGGTGCCGCCCGTGGCCGTCAACATCGGCGGCCGGGCCTACGTCTTCGCCGACAACACCCCTAAAACCATTCCCGTGACCCTGCGCGCCGGGAAGGCCGGCGTGAAAGGCTCCCTGGCCCTGACCCTGCCCGCCGGCTGGAAAGCCCAGCCCGCCACCGCCGCCTTCGACCTCGCCGCCAAAGACGCCGAGCAAACGGTGTTCTTCCAGGTCCAGCCCGGCCCCGGTGCTTCAGAAGGTAAAACCGAGGTAAAAGCCGTAGCCACCGTAGAGGGCCAGCAGTACTCCCGCGGCTACCAGGCCATCCAGTACAACCACATTCCAACCCAGACGCTCTTCCCCGAAGCCGTAGCCCCGCTCGTCAAGCTGGACCTCAAGCGCAAGGGCCAGGAAATCGGCTACCTCATGGGGGCCGGCGACGAAGTGCCCGACGCCCTGCGCCAGATTGGCTACAACGTGACCCTGCTCAAGCCCGAGGATATCAACGCCGACTACCTGCGCCGCTTCGACGCCGTGGTGCTCGGCGTGCGGGCCTACAACACCGTCGGCCAGCTCCGCAACCTCCAGCCCAACCTGCTCAAATACGTCGAAAACGGCGGCAACGTGGTGGTGCAGTACGTGGTGAACCGCGGCACCGTGCTGCCCGAAATCGGCCCGTACCCGCTCAAGCTCTCGGCCGACCGGGTCACCGTCGAAAACGCCGCCGTGACCTTCCTCAACCCCAAGCAGCCCCTGCTGAACACTCCCAACAAAATCACCACCAAGGATTTCGAGGGCTGGCAGCAGGAGCAGGGCCTCTACTATCCCAGCTCCTGGGACCCCAAATACCAAACCGTCATCAGCAGCCACGACCCCGGCGAATCGGCCAAGGAAAGCGCCATCCTCGTGGCCGATTATGGCAAAGGCCACTACATCTACACCGGCCTCTCCCTCTTCCGCGAGCTGCCCGCCGGCGTCCCCGGCGCCTACCGCCTCCTCACCAACATGGTGTCCCTGGGCAAGTAG
- a CDS encoding PIG-L family deacetylase, producing the protein MRFFSSSVARCATALLLTCGSLLPAARAQAPKTYTSSEILLGLKKLNVLGSVMYMAAHPDDENTRLIAYMANGRLLETGYLSCTRGDGGQNLIGPELREGLGVIRTQELLAARRIDGGRQFFTRANDFGFSKTAEETFTIWDKEQVLADMVWVIRQRRPDVLITRFPPDARAGHGHHTASAILAAEAFDAAGTRNGSPSSSSTCRCGSPSACSGTPAPFS; encoded by the coding sequence ATGCGCTTCTTTTCCTCTTCCGTAGCCCGCTGCGCCACGGCTTTGCTTCTGACCTGCGGCTCCCTGCTGCCCGCCGCCCGGGCCCAGGCGCCCAAAACCTACACCTCCTCGGAAATCCTGCTGGGCCTCAAAAAGCTCAACGTGCTGGGCTCGGTGATGTACATGGCCGCCCACCCCGACGACGAAAACACCCGCCTGATTGCCTACATGGCCAACGGCCGCCTGCTGGAAACCGGCTACCTGAGCTGCACCCGCGGCGACGGGGGCCAGAACCTTATCGGCCCCGAGCTGCGCGAAGGACTTGGCGTTATCCGCACCCAGGAGCTGCTGGCGGCCCGCCGCATCGACGGGGGCCGGCAGTTCTTTACCCGGGCCAATGACTTTGGCTTCAGCAAAACCGCCGAGGAAACCTTCACCATCTGGGACAAGGAGCAGGTGCTGGCCGACATGGTCTGGGTGATTCGGCAGCGCCGGCCCGACGTGCTCATCACCCGCTTCCCGCCCGACGCCCGCGCCGGCCACGGCCACCACACTGCCTCCGCCATCCTGGCCGCCGAAGCCTTCGACGCCGCCGGGACCCGAAACGGTTCCCCGAGCAGCTCAAGTACGTGCAGGTGTGGCAGCCCAAGCGCCTGTTCTGGAACACCGGCTCCTTTTTCGTGA
- a CDS encoding phosphatase PAP2 family protein, whose protein sequence is MPRPALLRNPHQPRRLPPRPEQNPSARHSLDFPPPRPRLRSWPLPAQKSHRRPLSRPAAHPRAQHGSGPRPQGRAAAPASRRPLCRLLFRFRLLARCPHTGSFPSTHTAVYWSLFLPLALAFPRHRLPLLVFPVLIGLGRLALDMHYLSDVLFSIWLVVLFTFLAGRLAQLPALAGPAPASSVILSGAQQSEGPSSIK, encoded by the coding sequence GTGCCCCGTCCGGCCCTTCTTCGAAACCCTCACCAGCCGCGCCGACTACCTCCACGACCTGAGCAAAACCCATCTGCTCGGCATTCCCTTGATTTTCCTCCTCCTCGGCCTCGGCTTCGTTCTTGGCCGCTACCTGCTCAAAAGTCCCACCGCCGGCCTCTTTCTCGTCCTGCTGCTCACCCACGAGCTCAGCATGGTAGCGGCCCGCGTCCTCAAGGGCGTGCTGCTGCGCCTGCGTCCCGCCGCCCTCTTTGCCGGCTCCTATTCCGATTCCGGCTTCTGGCACGATGCCCCCATACCGGCTCGTTTCCCTCCACCCACACCGCCGTCTACTGGAGCCTGTTTCTGCCCCTGGCCCTGGCGTTTCCCCGCCACCGCCTGCCGCTGCTGGTCTTTCCCGTCCTCATCGGCCTTGGCCGCCTCGCCCTCGACATGCACTACCTCTCCGACGTACTTTTCTCCATCTGGCTCGTCGTCCTCTTCACCTTCCTCGCCGGCCGCCTCGCCCAACTCCCCGCCCTGGCCGGTCCCGCACCCGCTTCTTCTGTCATCCTGAGCGGCGCGCAGCAGAGCGAAGGACCTTCCTCAATTAAGTGA
- a CDS encoding GIY-YIG nuclease family protein codes for MLYYIYILTNLNHAVLYVGVTNDLKRRVYEHKTGLHPGFTSKYNLHKLVYWEQFTEVKTAIDREKQLKGGSRQSKLDLIQAFNPEWRELFEELG; via the coding sequence ATGCTGTACTATATCTATATTCTGACCAACCTTAACCACGCCGTGCTGTACGTTGGTGTTACCAATGACTTAAAGCGTCGTGTCTACGAGCACAAAACCGGCTTGCACCCCGGCTTTACCAGCAAATACAACCTGCATAAGCTGGTGTACTGGGAGCAGTTTACGGAGGTGAAAACGGCCATAGACCGGGAGAAACAGCTTAAAGGAGGCTCCCGGCAGAGTAAGCTGGACTTGATTCAGGCTTTTAACCCGGAGTGGCGTGAGCTGTTTGAGGAGTTGGGGTAA
- a CDS encoding MOSC domain-containing protein — MDERNQFMTQRQTAEMALLKVLPAYNGFLIVHSARPELLPLYIPFAATPERTLFVTIWDDMVFAWRGTPEADAWLSEALGRKCKLVYMSDMVMRGTDDGAVPGHVSFADAYPFLLIGQSSLDELNSRLPEAVPMDRFRPNLVFRGGHPYEEDTWQNFLIGDVAFQGIRPCGRCQVTTINQLNAQKGTEPLRTMAPYRTQGGKVMFGQNVTGPGSGTLRLGDQLIVRSTLA, encoded by the coding sequence GTGGACGAGCGCAACCAGTTCATGACCCAGCGGCAAACCGCTGAAATGGCCCTGCTGAAGGTACTGCCGGCTTACAACGGCTTTCTCATCGTCCACTCGGCCCGGCCCGAGCTGCTGCCGCTCTATATCCCATTTGCAGCCACGCCCGAGCGGACGCTGTTTGTCACCATCTGGGACGATATGGTCTTTGCCTGGCGCGGCACGCCCGAGGCCGACGCCTGGCTGAGCGAGGCGCTGGGCCGCAAGTGCAAGCTGGTGTACATGTCGGATATGGTGATGCGCGGCACCGACGACGGGGCAGTACCCGGCCACGTGAGCTTTGCCGATGCGTATCCGTTTCTGCTCATCGGGCAGTCGTCCCTGGACGAGCTCAACAGCCGCTTGCCGGAAGCCGTGCCCATGGACCGGTTTCGGCCTAATCTGGTGTTTCGCGGCGGCCACCCCTACGAGGAAGACACCTGGCAAAACTTTCTGATTGGCGATGTAGCCTTCCAGGGCATACGGCCCTGTGGCCGGTGCCAGGTTACGACCATCAACCAGCTAAATGCCCAGAAAGGCACCGAGCCCTTGCGCACCATGGCCCCCTACCGGACTCAGGGCGGCAAGGTAATGTTCGGGCAGAACGTGACGGGTCCCGGCAGCGGTACCCTGCGCCTCGGCGACCAGCTAATCGTGCGGAGTACGCTGGCGTAA
- a CDS encoding sodium:solute symporter family transporter, producing MSLLDWLVLGGTLLFIVGYGTWRTRGSQTLDAYLLGSRQANWWGIGLSIVATQASAITFLSTPGQAYDDGMRFIQFYFGLPLAMVLIAAVAVPIYQRLQVFTAYEYLETRFDRRTRTLASVLFLVQRGLSNGLSLYAPALVLSAILGWNVSLTVWLIGGLMISYTVAGGTRAVAVTQQWQVAVIFTGMVVAGYLLVHYLPAEVGFREAVQVAGFHGKMNLIDFHFDPKDRYNFWTGMTGGLFLALSYFGTDQSQVQRYLSGQSITESRLGLLFNGLVKVPMQFGILLIGVLLFVFYQFNQPHLPSTFPSGSR from the coding sequence ATGAGCCTCCTCGATTGGCTGGTGCTCGGTGGCACCCTGTTGTTTATCGTCGGCTACGGCACCTGGCGCACCCGCGGCAGCCAAACCCTCGACGCTTACCTGCTCGGCAGCCGGCAGGCCAATTGGTGGGGCATCGGCCTAAGTATCGTCGCCACCCAGGCCTCGGCCATCACCTTCCTTAGCACCCCCGGCCAGGCCTACGACGACGGGATGCGCTTTATCCAATTCTACTTCGGCCTGCCGCTGGCCATGGTCCTCATTGCCGCTGTGGCCGTGCCCATCTATCAGCGCCTCCAAGTCTTTACCGCCTACGAATACCTCGAAACCCGCTTCGACCGCCGCACCCGCACCCTGGCTTCGGTGCTGTTCCTGGTTCAACGCGGCCTGAGTAACGGCCTTTCCCTCTATGCCCCGGCCCTGGTCTTATCCGCCATCCTGGGCTGGAACGTGAGCCTCACCGTCTGGCTTATTGGTGGCCTGATGATTAGCTACACCGTGGCCGGCGGCACCCGCGCCGTGGCCGTTACCCAGCAGTGGCAGGTGGCCGTCATCTTCACCGGCATGGTCGTGGCCGGCTACCTGCTTGTGCACTACCTACCCGCCGAAGTCGGCTTCCGCGAAGCCGTGCAAGTCGCCGGCTTCCACGGCAAGATGAACCTCATTGACTTCCACTTCGACCCCAAAGACCGCTACAACTTCTGGACCGGCATGACCGGCGGCCTTTTCCTGGCCCTGTCTTACTTCGGCACCGACCAAAGCCAGGTGCAGCGCTACCTCAGCGGGCAAAGCATCACCGAAAGCCGGCTGGGCCTGCTCTTCAACGGCCTGGTAAAAGTGCCCATGCAGTTCGGTATCCTGCTCATCGGCGTGCTGCTCTTCGTTTTCTACCAGTTCAACCAGCCCCACTTACCTTCAACATTCCCATCCGGGAGCAGATAG
- a CDS encoding MOSC N-terminal beta barrel domain-containing protein, with translation MTAASLVLSDLYIYPVKSLGGIRVTEAVVEPRACATTGAG, from the coding sequence ATGACTGCTGCTTCTCTCGTCCTTTCCGACCTGTATATATATCCCGTTAAATCCTTGGGCGGCATCCGCGTAACGGAGGCCGTTGTAGAGCCCCGGGCCTGCGCCACGACCGGCGCTGGCTGA
- a CDS encoding S8 family serine peptidase, which produces MPHERISPFISDFFGSGAARAGRLFCAKRGFGYYAPAVVQQWTHLDPTKDKVMGISTQRTYDELLKTRTASPVIVAVIDAGIDTTHEDLKRVLWKNPKEIVGNGIDDDKNGYVDDIHGWNFLGGKDGRNVDIDLYEETRLVAKLKPLYEGKVRTAVPAAKRAEYDLYQKVKKDYAEKVADEKQQLEDIDMTLGNLAPLAAQLKVLLKVEKVDTAALSSMKTDDPRIKQLQKAMYDYLVVTGAPDLDAAITQIKEAGTETKKHLEYSLNLDYKPRAIVGDDEDNVKDRNYGNADITGPDALHGTHVAGIIAADRDNNLGIQGVAGSSIRVMGVRAVPNGDEHDKDVANAIRYAVDNGAQIINMSFGKYYSPHRDAVEDAIRYAGSKGVLLVHAAGNESKNVDVVTHYPAPVPLSGTAYPNFLTVGASGSTNDAQLTANFSNYGKKVDVFAPGVAIYSTMPGSKYGNESGTSMAAPTVAGVAAVLKSYFPSSPPPT; this is translated from the coding sequence TTGCCGCATGAGCGCATTTCCCCATTCATTTCTGACTTCTTTGGGTCTGGCGCTGCTCGTGCCGGCCGCCTCTTTTGCGCAAAGCGCGGCTTCGGCTACTACGCCCCGGCCGTGGTGCAGCAGTGGACCCACCTCGACCCGACCAAGGACAAGGTGATGGGCATCAGCACCCAGCGCACCTACGACGAGCTGCTCAAAACCCGCACCGCCTCGCCCGTCATCGTGGCCGTCATTGATGCCGGCATTGATACGACCCACGAGGATCTGAAGCGGGTGCTGTGGAAAAACCCCAAGGAAATTGTGGGCAACGGCATCGACGACGACAAGAACGGCTACGTGGATGATATTCACGGCTGGAACTTCCTGGGCGGCAAAGACGGCCGCAACGTGGACATCGATCTGTATGAGGAAACCCGCCTGGTAGCCAAGCTCAAGCCGCTCTACGAGGGCAAGGTCCGCACGGCGGTGCCGGCGGCCAAGCGCGCTGAGTACGACCTCTACCAGAAGGTAAAAAAGGATTACGCCGAGAAGGTGGCCGATGAAAAGCAGCAGTTGGAAGACATTGACATGACCCTGGGCAACCTTGCGCCCCTGGCTGCCCAGCTGAAAGTGCTGCTGAAGGTGGAAAAAGTGGACACGGCCGCGCTGAGCAGCATGAAAACCGATGACCCGCGGATAAAGCAGCTTCAGAAAGCCATGTACGACTACCTGGTGGTAACCGGCGCCCCGGACCTGGACGCGGCCATCACCCAGATCAAGGAAGCCGGCACCGAAACCAAGAAACACCTCGAATACTCGCTCAACCTGGACTACAAGCCCCGCGCCATCGTCGGTGACGACGAGGACAACGTCAAGGACCGCAACTACGGCAACGCCGACATTACCGGTCCTGATGCGCTGCACGGCACCCACGTGGCCGGTATCATTGCCGCCGACCGCGACAATAACCTCGGCATTCAGGGCGTGGCTGGCTCTTCTATCCGAGTGATGGGCGTGCGGGCCGTGCCCAACGGCGACGAGCACGACAAGGACGTGGCCAATGCCATTCGCTACGCCGTCGACAATGGGGCTCAGATTATCAACATGAGCTTTGGCAAGTACTACTCGCCCCACCGCGACGCGGTAGAAGATGCTATCCGCTACGCCGGCTCCAAGGGCGTGCTGCTGGTGCACGCGGCCGGCAATGAGTCGAAGAACGTGGATGTAGTGACGCACTACCCGGCCCCGGTACCTTTGAGTGGAACTGCCTACCCCAACTTCCTGACCGTGGGCGCATCGGGCAGCACCAACGACGCCCAGCTCACGGCCAACTTCTCTAATTATGGTAAGAAGGTAGACGTTTTTGCGCCCGGCGTCGCTATTTACTCGACCATGCCCGGCAGCAAGTACGGCAACGAAAGCGGCACCAGCATGGCCGCGCCCACGGTAGCCGGCGTAGCCGCAGTACTTAAGTCGTACTTCCCCAGCTCACCGCCACCGACTTGA